The Henckelia pumila isolate YLH828 chromosome 2, ASM3356847v2, whole genome shotgun sequence genome includes a window with the following:
- the LOC140883962 gene encoding large ribosomal subunit protein uL2-like, translated as MGRVIRSQRKGAGSVFKSHTHHRKGPARFRSLDYGERNGYLKGVIDNIIHDPGRGAPLARVTFRHPFRYKHQKELFIAAEGMYTGQFVFCGKKANLIVGNVLPLRSIPEGAVVCNVEHHVGDRGVFARASGDYAVVISHNPDNGTSRIKLPSGAKKIVPSGCRGMIGQVAGGGRTEKPLLKAGNAYHKFRVKRNSWPKVRGVAMNPVEHPHGGGNHQHIGHASTVRRDAPPGQKVGLIAARRTGRLRGQAAATAAKADKA; from the exons ATGGGTCGCGTCATCCGGTCGCAGCGTAAGGGAGCGGGATCCGTGTTCAAATCCCACACGCACCACCGCAAGGGCCCGGCGCGCTTCCGGTCCCTCGACTACGGCGAGCGGAACGGCTACCTCAAGGGGGTCATCGACAACATCATCCACGACCCTGGCCGCGGTGCTCCCCTTGCTCGCGTCACCTTCCGCCACCCCTTCCGCTACAAGCACCAGAAGGAGCTCTTTATCGCCGCCGAGGGCATGTACACCGGACAGTTTGTTTTTTGTGGGAAGAAGGCCAATCTCATCGTCGGAAATGTTCTCCCCCTCAGATCTATTCCAGAAGGTGCCGTTGTGTGCAACGTTGAACACCATGTTGGTGATCGTGGGGTTTTCGCCAGGGCTTCTGGAGATTACGCCGTTGTCATCTCTCACAACCCTGATAACGGTACCTCTAG GATTAAACTTCCATCAGGAGCCAAGAAGATTGTGCCTAGCGGATGCCGCGGCATGATTGGACAAGTTGCTGGAGGAGGTCGTACCGAGAAACCGCTCTTGAAGGCTGGAAACGCCTATCACAAATTCAGAGTGAAGAGAAATTCATGGCCCAAGGTTCGTGGTGTTGCTATGAATCCCGTGGAGCATCCCCATGGCGGTGGTAACCATCAACATATTGGTCATGCCAGTACTGTGCGCCGTGATGCTCCACCTGGACAAAAGGTTGGTCTTATCGCTGCTAGAAGAACCGGTCGTCTTCGTGGGCAAGCCGCTGCGACTGCTGCTAAAGCCGATAAGGCTTAG
- the LOC140884371 gene encoding uncharacterized protein: MGEKKKELPKVWFSLKKSFDCKSDTSDVFTPKNKKNLSSILTKKTRNRSGCSRSISNLKDVIHGSKRHLEKPPSCSPRSIGSSEFVNPITHEVILSNSRCELKITGCGGFGGGGGGDGGSTFLGTLTPGTPGPRGQPTMHYFKHSHMDSAAATPPRKKEGALTEREGFVSKRRASIDEESNGVCGFTCHKCGEHFVKWEGLESHHLSKHALTELLEGDSSRKIVEIICRSSWLKAENHHVRIDKILKVHNMQKNLARFEEYREVVKLKASKLAKKHPRCIADGNELLRFYGTTLGCSLGINGSSDLCVSDKCCVCRIIRNGSFGKRELTGGIGVFTTSTSWRALECVEPDRGRDDLFVRKALIVCRVIAGRVHKPLENIQEMAGQTGFDSLAGKVGVYSNIEELYLLNPRALLPCFVVICKT, encoded by the exons ATGGGGGAGAAGAAGAAAGAGCTGCCAAAAGTATGGTTTTCTCTGAAGAAATCGTTCGACTGCAAATCGGACACATCAGATGTGTTTACTCCGAAGAACAAGAAGAATCTGAGTTCAATCTTGACCAAGAAAACGAGGAACAGGTCGGGTTGTTCGAGGTCTATTTCCAATCTGAAAGACGTGATTCATGGCAGCAAAAGGCACTTGGAGAAGCCCCCGAGTTGCAGCCCAAGATCCATAGGGAGCAGTGAATTTGTCAACCCCATTACACACGAAGTCATTCTGAGCAACTCAAGATGTGAGCTTAAGATTACTGGTTGTGGTGGGTTCGGCGGCGGCGGAGGAGGAGACGGTGGTTCGACTTTTCTTGGGACTTTAACACCTGGAACGCCGGGTCCTAGAGGGCAGCCCACAATGCATTACTTTAAGCATTCGCATATGGATTCTGCAGCAGCAACCCCACCAAGAAAAAAAGAGGGTGCTTTGACGGAAAGAGAGGGTTTTGTGTCGAAAAGAAGGGCTTCGATTGATGAAGAAAGCAATGGGGTTTGTGGGTTCACTTGCCACAAATGTGGCGAACATTTTGTCAAGTGGGAGGGTCTTGAATCACACCACCTTTCCAAGCATGCTT TGACTGAACTTCTGGAAGGCGATTCATCGCGAAAGATCGTGGAGATAATCTGTCGATCGAGCTGGCTAAAGGCAGAGAACCATCACGTTCGAATAGACAAAATCTTGAAAGTGCATAATATGCAAAAGAACCTCGCTCGATTCGAAGAATACCGGGAAGTTGTGAAGTTGAAAGCGAGTAAACTCGCCAAGAAACACCCTCGTTGCATCGCCGATGGGAACGAACTCTTGCGATTCTACGGAACGACTCTAGGATGCTCCCTCGGCATCaacggatcgtccgatctttgCGTATCCGATAAATGTTGCGTGTGCCGGATCATCAGAAATGGTTCGTTCGGCAAACGGGAGCTCACGGGTGGGATCGGAGTTTTCACGACTTCCACGAGCTGGAGGGCGCTGGAATGCGTGGAACCGGATCGCGGAAGAGACGACCTGTTTGTGAGGAAGGCGCTGATTGTGTGCAGGGTGATCGCGGGGAGAGTGCACAAACCGTTGGAAAACATTCAAGAAATGGCCGGACAGACGGGGTTCGATTCGTTGGCGGGTAAAGTCGGCGTGTATTCGAATATTGAGGAGCTCTACTTGCTAAATCCTAGAGCACTTCTTCCTTGTTTCGTGGTGATTTGCAAGACATGA
- the LOC140882996 gene encoding uncharacterized protein, whose amino-acid sequence MGGGAMRAAAKLTGVTVAAGGIRGIKAEHLPMSSAKRGPFSVRAAATTISSGEEMKLVSSQSQNSCSEIDDWVYAGGEEKVIMGAGEPMPRVVFGGAPTLQEAKEATSELAVTLEKAYQSSCDSVGYGNSVVAKHNLGSSLSNSQVECAKACGLSDIMAPAVTSPAVKAFRLLHESPAAQSVVASIACDPNVWTAVLQNPELQEFLHSQKTCLGLSDSVTCADHLENVSAKSIGDSSSDAESEPANGFEDFVLKIKVKMADMMSNLSDFFQKIFGGKGTKIFANVGGTPGPSTENVIGASFLGLAIMAIVVILFKRR is encoded by the exons ATGGGTGGCGGAGCGATGAGAGCGGCGGCGAAGCTGACCGGGGTCACGGTGGCGGCTGGTGGTATCCGAGGCATAAAGGCGGAGCACCTTCCCATGTCGTCAGCGAAGCGCGGGCCCTTTTCTGTTCGGGCTGCCGCGACCACAATTTCGTCGGGGGAGGAAATGAAGCTGGTGTCTTCGCAGTCTCAAAACTCGTGCTCGGAGATTGATGATTGGGTGTACGCCGGTGGAGAGGAGAAGGTGATCATGGGCGCGGGTGAGCCGATGCCGAGAGTTGTGTTCGGCGGTGCGCCGACACTCCAGGAAGCCAAAGAGGCCACTTCTGAACTCGCTGTCACCCTTGAAAA GGCATATCAGTCGTCTTGTGATTCTGTTGGATATGGGAATTCAGTTGTTGCAAAACACAACTTGGGCTCATCTCTTTCAAACTCACAAGTTGAATGTGCTAAAGCTTGTGGTCTCAGTGATATAATGGCACCTGCGGTAACATCACCAGCTGTCAAGGCTTTTAGGCTCTTGCATGAGAGCCCTGCGGCTCAG AGTGTTGTTGCATCAATTGCCTGTGATCCAAATGTGTGGACTGCTGTTCTACAGAACCCAGAGCTTCAAGAGTTTCTGCATTCGCAAAAGACGT GTTTGGGCCTATCAGATTCAGTTACTTGTGCTGATCATCTTGAGAACGTGTCTGCCAAAAGCATCGGGGACTCATCCAGCGATGCAGAATCTGAGCCAGCCAACGGATTTGAGGACTTTGTTCTGAAAATCAAGGTTAAAATGGCTGATATGATGAGCAACTTGTCTGATTTCTTCCAAAAAATTTTTGGAGGGAAAGGGACCAAGATATTTGCAAATGTTGGTGGGACTCCTGGACCAAGTACCGAAAATGTAATCGGTGCGTCCTTCTTGGGACTGGCGATCATGGCCATTGTGGTCATTCTGTTTAAGCGAAGATAA